CCTGCTGAGGCAGAGGCTGGAGCTGGGACAGGCCGGTACTCCTGCTCCTGGGTGCTGCTGCAGGGCGAGGCAGGGTAGGCGGGGGAGGCTGCATAGCTGGAGGAGCCAGTGTAGGAGGACCACGAGGCTGAAGGACACAGGAAGCTCTGGTGAGGATTCACAGGAAAACTGCCCGGGGATAAGCTGCCAATGTCTGAAGAGCCTATTCCCATCTGGTTGGTGGCTTTGAACTGAGAGATGGCTGTCTTGAGAGCACTGTAGTCAGACAGCGTTGGAGTTCTATCAGGAGTCGCCTGCTGGTCTGGAAGCGGAGGACGAAACTCCTCCGTCTCCGGTGGGGGCGGCTGCGGAGCGCTCTGAACTGCCTTGTTCTGCTCTGAGGGATCCAATATGGTGTTTGACTCACCATCATCAGAGTCTAATGACATGTCCTCCTCTTCCACACACTCAGCGTTTACTACTGGGAGAGCAGGAGAGGGCAGAGAAAGAGAAATGGAAAAGGAAGATATTATCAAGGAATGCGTTATAGATGCATTACCGGCACAAAGTGTGTTTTAACAGCGCTGCTGGACAGTACAATCATATTTTCACAGGCGAGATAAATGAACAGAACAAAAGGCAATTTGGCAAAGCAATTACACTGCAGCAAAACAACAGGAAATCTCCAGGGTTTTTGTGTGTATGCCTGATGACGACGTTACCCACCTGTGGAGGGCGGTGTCGGGAGCTCATTCTGATTGATGGAGCCAATGAGACTGTGGAAACCGCTCATAACATCATCAATGCTCCCTATCACAATCCCATTTCTGGAGTACTGCAGGAACATCTCAAATGGCCTCTCTGTCGAAACACAAGATGCAATAATTCAGTCAGCAATTTAAAATGAATCAAAGACAGCGATACACACATTTAATACTTTTACATCATCTACATGTTCCTCTATATCATTTGGAATAGGGATGTCTTGAAAACCGATACTGCGGTGCCAAGTTGATGCCAACAAAATGTGCAAGAGAGCTAGTCAACATTAGCTGTTAACAGCTGGTAAAGATATGTTTTACAGAGTTGCACTATGGTGCATTCAGGCTGTATTCAGTTCAAAGGTAGTTATAAGTCTGTCATGATATTTACAAATGTCAAACATGGTTTTTGGAAAGAAACTtgaataaataatattttcttttttactgAATTTCTGGTAAAGCAACATCCCTAATCAAgaagttaaacatttctaattaacaaaaaaaacatacattgtTGTTTTATGCTACTTTTAGAAGACTGATGAATGTGACTTTAGTTGATAATGATGAAGCTGATTATACCTGTGAGGAAGATAAGGTGCCGTTGCTGTGTGTGCTGAGCTTGGAGCTTGATCAGGCATTCCAGGTCTGGAGCCTGACGTGACTGGGTGTCACACTCGTGATACGGGAGGAACTCCACCAGGTGCTTCTTCTGATACACGGTGAGGAGGTTCAGCAGCCCCATGGCGTTGGCATTTAACctttaagagaacggaattttttttatttgatttgaatTACAGCTGCAACGATTAGGCGACTGACATATGTCTGTCAAAAGAAACATTTTCTCCATctattattaataatgcattttaggtAGTCACCTCGCCAGTTCTTTAAGCTTCTTCTGGGACTTGCAGTGCACCTTCCACTGCCAGGGGTGTTCAGGGGTGCTCTGCTCTTCCAAGAACTTCAGCAGCCCCTGCAAACGATCTGGAAAAAACAAGCCACATAAGCTTTCAAGTTAACATTTACCCCTTTCTTTATTGCCATTCCAACGGTTAAGTAATTAGACCTATAACATATACTCTCAGGACTGGCTTACACTTTAAGTTCCTGTAGTAAAACCTAATCTTGGAGACACAGCTTTCGGATGTTTTCCCCTATTGGATGGAAGAATTTGCAGAGAAGGCTGAAACTTGACACACTGATATTGATAGGGTGATTACAAATGTGTGTTCTATTGGCTTTGGGTGTGCTGGTTTTGCATGGAATACTTGTCGTTTTATCTATTTTTTATACCTAGGCCAAGGATATATCAGAAAACATTTATATTTCATCCAAACATTTCCATGAACTCGCACACTTCCCACACAGAAAAGTCAAACTTACCCTGCGTGATAAGGTCAGGGTTGAGGACGAACTCATCAGACACCATGAAGCCTCCGGTCACAAACAGCTCGTTATAAGTGTGGTTCTTGACATCGTCCAGAGTGTCGACTCCAGCGAAGCTCACTGAGGGCAACTTCTTCAAAGACACCAGTGCTGGGATCTGCAGAATGAAAAGGTGAACTCAAagttattttattacatttgtattgaatgtATGTATATCTAAATATATACATGTGCATATTGTCTTCAAAGTGTGCGCATAGAACCCTATAGAATAATTAAAGTCAGCCAGCAGCCAGTTAAGAAAAACAATACTCTGCAGCAGATGTTGAATTCAATTAGGATGCTAATATTAAAGTTTGATCACTGTGTGGATCAGCTGGGGCCATGAGATGAGGATAGAGACAGGAGGTGATCGTACCTTGTGCACGTGTGCAGCGATGTCCTCGTTCTGAATGATGATGAGGAGCTTATCTAAGCTGCTGCTGTTTTCCAGAAACGTCTGCGGGCTGCACTCGCTGTTGCCGAGACTCTTCAAGTAGTCCTTTGTGACAGACAGGAGAGACGTAATTGTTAAAGACAGACAGATGAACAAGTCCTTCTCTCTTTCAACTCACATACAGACTTGTCTGCCAGATACAGGATGAGCTCAGGGGCACGGAACACATAGTGGCAAAGAGGAGAGAGTGTAACCTCTCACATTCCTGCTGTCGGTCTGTGAGGAATGTTTTTGAGTTGTACTTATAAACTCATAAATATTTTGGTTTTGAATTATTACAAAACACCATTGTGAAAGGTTCTAGGAACTCTGAGAGACTGACATTTATTGACAAACATTTAAAGCACAACACAATCCCAAAGATTATAAATAACCATGaacaggggcctgtactacgaagctggttcaacctaacctggatatgtttgagttagccggttggcctaatccaaaacatacgcgctctcgctaaacggtcctacgacgctggttatcaagtggatcgctcaagccagccgtgtcctatctagttaggtgcgcgttcacatgaaaggggtggtatctggagcattcgaccaatcgcaaacatggagaagcgcactgacagcacagcgtcatacttccttaatgaaaagtgaactttaatactagtcaaaaatgaagaagttaaactttaaacatccatgacttaaacacttgatccaggataaaagccacatagctgcacctgcaaggtgaacacagctggcaaaagaaaaagtgtttgaatgcgtccattaacaggtttatgatatcactgccccgtctaaaacacgatctgacttcaattacatttgtctcgagtgtttcgtcaacttaatgtgttgcttaaaataatacttctgcatacagtatgtgacactgagtgttgcacggccagatacggctcagctgactcagataaggagatatatgatacattatgaagtgatatgtgatatgaatgataatgggacacgtcgacgtctgcactcagtgtacttatgttgtggcagatatttaagtaagctttcttaacgctaatgttataatagtcagattgctctgaagatggaggtgatattctattcattttcacgttcacacagttggtgatttttgccggccgtctttcctgcaatggcagcttttctgtatttcctttctcctgtaatatgacttgatcgctttaaactccgcacactgagctctgattggtcagcaggcggtgctttcactgagttgagctcttagcctgcaacctaacctggtcccgaccaggttagccgctaagcataagttaccatggagatctagcctgctaaaaagagaaccagcttcgtaggaccggaaacccagagttttccctgaatttagccggctaagcgaaaatcctgcttcgtagtataccccccagttCTTCACTTTCAAAACCACATTGAGCCCTTGTTTTGTACCTTGATTTCCTTGCAGACGGAACTCTCGTCCCCCTCGTCCCCGGAGTAGATGTAGAATTTGACCGTATTCTTGGTGACGTCCTTAAAGATCTCCACCAGGCTGCTGAACACCTCAGGCTTCAGCTGACCGATGAGGCTGCCAGCCAGCAGGCCCGGCCCACTCCCAGAAGGAGGGTCCTTTTTATGGGTCTTCAGCTCTGGAGAGTCTGGTGTGACCTGAGAGGGAGAATAGAGCTCTCCCTTAACCTTTCCCGACAAGCCTTCTGATTTAGACTTAGCGGATCCTTTGACAGTGCCCGTTTTACCACCGTGAGAGGAGGGGGTGCTTTTTGACAGGGAGGGGTCTGCTTTACTTTTAGGAGTCTGTACGGGGGTGGGGGGTGGTGTGGTAAGATTAGATGTTGTGACTGCGGGAGGTGGAGAAGTGACTTTGGGGGGAGCAGGTGGGCTGGGGATCAGCTTGTCCATCTTCTCACACAGTGCTTTGACCTCCCCTTGAGTGGGGACGGGCGAGACGTAGGGTATGACAAAGTCGGAGAAGCAGCTGTTGGGCAGCCAGCTGTGGCGAGGGAGCAACCTCGGGGAGAGCCGCGAAGAATAGCAAATGTGCTGAGTCTGCATGATGTTTTTGATGTTAGAGGTGAGACTGTGAATCTCCTGGTTGAGTATGGTGTCCAGGCTGATGGAGGGCCTGAAGGGAACTTCCTCTACGACTGGTACCGTGGGGGGTGCGACCGCCTTTTTTACTTCCACCGCTGCGGGGGTCTTGGGCTCTGGGTAGCTGTCTGCCATCGTCACAGATACTGGCTCAGGCTTAGGCTCGGGCTTTGGCTCAGGAAAAGGCTGTGCTTTGTCTGTAAGGAGAGAAGACAGTAAACGTGTCACAGTGATGAATCAGATCTAAATATGTCCAGAAAGGTCTGTGTAAAGTGACAGCTCTGAGGTACCTTCATTAGCGGGGGGAACCCATGTTGGGTTGCCTGAGGTGTGAGCTTGCTCTGTTGGGGATCCGAGGCTGAGTGGACTACCAGGGCTACAGTCCATGTCCTcctaaaaagaaagaaaacatatttttagGCTCCCAAAAAGGTTGATTTCATGGTGGAATTATTCTGTAATAAAACAGCTGTTCATATTTCACCTCTGTGTAGTTCGTCTGAGGTACAGGCTCATTTAGTTTGGTGAGGTCCGGCTCAGGGATGGCAGGCTCCGCCCTCCCTGAACCCGTCGATGGTTCCCCGGGGTTTGGCGGCACCGCCATCGCACCCTGAGCCATGGCTTTGTTGAGAGTGGCCAGGAGGATCTTGAGCAGACGCTGAGTGTCGTTGACTGCCGTGGGGTTTGCGTTGCCATGGGCCCTCAGGTCCGTGTCATAGATGCCCATGCTCTCCATCACTGCTGTCAGATTGTCACTCTGCCCGCCCTCATCAACGATCTCATCTGCTGTGGCTCCTAGCAGGGTGCACACAATTAGTTAGAGACATTTGCAATATTAGTGTGTAAGAAAGTATTGTAGACTTTCACAATTAAAGCTGTTCTGTACATATTACAGAATACTTGAAGATAGATATGCATTATTataaaatgtttaaatgttactcTAGATGTAGGAAGTGAAACTACCTGAATTCAGAGGAAGCTTTTCAGCTTCTGATGAACTTAACTCTACAATTGTGGCAGCAGTTGATGAACTGGCACACCAGTATATTAACAGATACCTGGATGAGCCCCGAACATGCttgacatttaaaaatgtaagcAATCATAAAGTAATTTGTAATCCTATACACTGGCTCCATGTCGATATGGTGCCGATTGGGATGTTGTTTTTAGTTTACAATGCAATTACTCAGAACTCAGACAGTGTTGTGAAACTAATATaatattcattattattattacgttCGAGGCAGTAGGTGGAAATTATCGGGAAATTAAATTACACAATTTAAATATagccagagagagagctgcaggcaTCCATCCTCACCTCTGCTTGGTTCCCCGTTGCTATGCGGGTctgtgcgttggtgtttgttCATGCCCCCCATCTCCTCTCCCTCAAACTTCCTCTTTAGACTGTTGGCGTCCTCTCCCCGTTCCTTGTGGGGAAGTGCCTTCTTATGAAGCTGGATCAGCTTGAGCAACTGTTTCATCTTGTCCTTATCGTACTCATTGTGGGAAAGCTTCAACTTCTGAGGGGCCTGAGCCGGGGTCTCAATGTTCGTCTTGGGCTGCGGCTGGGCCCCGTTAGAATGGGCCAACCCCTGTCTCCGCTTGCTGCTGTCCGGGGGGGGCTTCTCGTGTGCGGGCCTCTCTGGAGGAGGCTTCTCCGTGGGCAGCCTCTCTGCGGGTCTCTCTGCCCGGTCTGAGCCCCTGTCCGAGCCGCCCCAGTCGGAAACGGGGCTGTATTCCACTGGGGCCGGGGCCGGGGCCGGGGCCGGGGCCGGGGCCGGGGCAGGTGTGGGGATGGGGATGGGTGTTGGGTGCTGTATCCTTTCACGGATGTCCTTCATTTTGTTCAGAGGTAAAATCGAGTTTGCGGGGTTTTTGACGTAAGAATGCAGCACGGCTTCCATGTTAAATTTGGGTCTGGGCACTTGGAGCGGGTTGGTCCTTTCGTCCACGTTTTGTTTGTATTCGGGCGGAATGAAGGGCCGCACCGTGCCTGATTCCATACGAGTTAGGTAGTCTGTGGCCTGGCGCTCCACCCCAGAGCTCAGGTCCTTGCCAGGGTTGGGCCGCAGCTTGAACAGTGCGTAGTGCAGAGCGGGGACGAAAGGTTCCATCGAGGACACGGTAGCAGGCTTGGGCTCCGGCGTCTCTGGCTCGCACAGTCTGGATGCTACAATGGAGTACACATAAGTTAGTGTCAGCTAAAATACTTTATCTGCACTATTAAATGTGTAAGAGACAGGAGCTTCATTACAGGAGTTGGGGTTGTCACATGGAAACATCACAACTCGTTTTTTATGTAATTTTGTCATTCAGTAAATATATGCGCTTGTCTTATCCAAATATTCTCTATTTGCCATTAAAACATTGAAGTGGGGAGCTTCATGCAGATTCGGCCACTGCTGGTCAGGGTTAGACTAGGAACGGATGGTGtgaactagggatgctccgatcgccaatttcggggccgatcgccggaatcagtatcggccgataccgatcgccgatctgatcgagtgggcggggcctaaatggaagatttaaactttaaatcactttaaatcttccatttaaagtgatgtttaaaactcagttaatggggctcattcactggagcttccacaaacaacaatcaacttaattattacattcaaatgatgtacattattcaagtttacattcactttggataataacacgggagaaattagcggaagcgctctcttttcctctctctctcccccctctctccctctcctgacagcctgtcagtatctcatgcagctcactgatccagtattgagtgacccgacaatgaagaatacatatatttataataactagtttagcttgttccagaggtagataaaataggtaagtgtgttaggtctaactcttacggtacttccacacggcagcttttcaaaaatcttgaaaatcttggagctgggcgtgtctgaaggcGTGGGAATTTTTTGCCcagattttatgcgagcaatatatatatatatatatatatatataaactccccaaacaggcgaaaacctaccagtttcccccactgtctctgccacctccctccaggcctggttcctccggtttgtatcccgttaatagttctggtcgtaaagaaccgggtgatttgctaccgtaatttctcgtttggaatatgaggaaatgaactgcggtctggttctccctgtgtgtgtgtttcgctgcgcttaccggtccggcgggcggagctgcaggatttctgcttcacacacgttgcataccactattttactgtctttttcggacaccttaaaataatgccagaccgctgaagccattttggcgagcttgttttgccgcacacagagaaaagtgtcatgtattttacgtcatgcgatcggctctcgcgatcggcatgtttagagagcaccgatcgatcggtagagagtgagtatcggccgatctcgatgggtgaccgatcgatcggagcatgcCTAGTGTGAACAATACTTACAATACTTGACAACCATCCTTGACTCCTGAAAGATGAATAATGCTTGCAGGTTCTTCTCAACGCGCCCCCGCCGCTCTGCAAAACAAACAGCAACTTGTTTCAAAGCTGAACCCTCACCGACCGAAGGAATCAAGTAGGTGTTTTACTGACACAGAGAATTATGAGAGGAGAGTAAAAGCTTTTTGGCACCTTTGGACTCCACCATCTGCGATGAGGACAACAGGAACAGAAAGCCCCTGTCAAACAAGGACTTCACCAGCACCTGAATGAGGAGAGGCAACACTGCAGTCAGAAGCACCGGGGTGTATCATTATCAGATAATGTGAGCTATCATAACACCAGTTTGGTGCTTGACAGGTTTTATTTGTCTAGTGCGCACTACAACCTGACTAGATAAAGTAAAAGAAAAACAGAAGAGATGTTTTTACCTGGATAATTGTCTTGTTTATTGGGGAAAATAACTGTTTATTGAACAAAATCTACTTTTATTACATTGAATGATTATGTTCAATGCAACAGTGTGTACAAATTGTTGATTCCTTTATTTCTGTGTGCTTTATCAGATTGTGAAATAAGGAGGATTCGAAGGAAGATACTATGGTTGAATCTGGACATCCTGATTCTTTGAATTCAATTTGGACCCAAGTTTATTGAGTTGGTAAACTGGGATTTTGTATCTTTTTTGTTTCCCTTTAGGGTGACTCACCATCCTGTCCCTCTCCAGTTTGTGGACCAGCGCTGCCAAGTTGCCATTGGTTGGTTTTCCTTTTCCGTCAGTCACATCGAACAGGCTGCAGGACATCCCACACCTCATCACTGCGGACCAAGAAAAGCAACTTCAAATAAACAGCAGACCCATAAGTCCTCTAAAGAAGTAGTTTTCTGCATGCTCAGTCAATCATATACATTGATTAAGTTAAGTAGCTGTTTCGGTAATACAAAATGCAGCGTATGCATTTAGAATAGCTTAATGAATTCAAATTCAAGTAATCCATTGCATCCTGCATCACCAGGGCATTGTCCTAGCATTTCATTATGAGATATTCACATGTGCAGTTCGGACTGACCTTCCCGTGATGCGCTGTAAGTGTCCCAAGAAAAAAGCACAGAGGGGATCTTTCGCTTCACCTGCTCCAGCTGCATACCTCGACTCAGCGACAGCTTCTCAGGCCTTCAGGGGAGAAAACAGATTTGAAATAGCAAATCATAACAAAATCCACACAAAAACGGTCTTTTCATTGCACACATTCATTTTAACCTCCTCTTGGCAGTGTTATGTAAGCACATAGAGGGGTTTTATGCAAAAAGGGGTCTTTAATAATTAACAGTGGACATTCTAATAGCACTGTGAAGGTCATTTAGAGCTACACAGAATGATGTTAGAGACTAAAGGTTGACTCACAGTTTGTAAGGGAGGTAGGAGCGCGAGGAGGATCGTAAACAGATTGGGAATaactcctggcccttgttcaccAGTACACCACTCCACACAGTGTAGCAGCTTTTCCCTGCAACAGGAGCAACAgcaaaggtcagaggtcagacaAGATGCAGAGAGAAGGGAACTGCTGGAATATCCCTGAAATCCccgctcttttttgtttttacagaATCTCTTCTCCGGAAAGTCGTTGAATTTGGACCATTTTGAGGGTGCGTCACACATATAGGCTTTTTCATTTTATTCAATATTTATCAAATAAGTAcgatttaaaatagttttacctCGCCTTCCTTCAGGTGAAATGGTGTTGAACCTGTTAAAAGAAATGAAAAAACAGGGTCATTACAAAACACACAACACTATGAAAACCTCCCCAGTTGCCGGGAGGTACTGCCAAGTGTCATCActtcaaagtcagctttattgtcaaaattactattatgtgttatacatccagaaatctcGAGATACCGTTTCCCCCAGTCCCACAGTGTAACatatatacataaaacaaaaaaagggcctagataaacaaCTAAGTAATAGTTTTAATAAGTgctggttaataatatattttaaatgttcaaaGTACAGTTTCAGTGCACTAGCAGCGGAGATGGGCAGAAGATACGCACCTGTGTGAAGTCATAGGAGTTGCTGCAGCCTCCTTGCCTTTGTACTGAAAGGAAACCACAGCGTAGGGGCACACGTGCCGGGGTCGTGCCTTGATCTCATCGAATGCAAACTCAAAAAAATATTGCTAAAAGACAACAAGAAATATGTGTTATTAACCAATTCTGTCCATGACATAAAGTAACTtaatttgaaaatacaaaaCATAAAGTAAAATAACAAAGAACTCTCGCTTACCTGTGTGAGCTCAAAAGCCCTGTAAGACAGCAAAGACGTAACTCTATTGGCACTTTTGGACAAGTGAGAGTCAAACTTTTGATTCGGTTCCATAGCGTTCTTAGGCATGTTCTCATGGATGTGCTTTATTCGGCCCTGAGAGACAAAACAGACTGGTGAGCTTAAGATCCCACGGGAATAAGAAATCTGTCAACAGCACAACATGAAAATAGAGTGGTAGACATACCCTCATGACTTTGAAAATGATTATGTCTCCAGACGAGCCCACTTCGAAGGGATTGATTTGTAACAGATCAGAATATTTTGAGACATAAACACCTACAACGACAGAATAACTGGATTAGAGGAACAGCATCATAATCACACTCCACCAGTAATGCATTAAAGTATCATTTTTGTACACTCAAAACCATAATAATCACGTCAATTACATGGTGATACGTTGAGAGGACAAAACATTCGTCAGCGATGAACCAAAATTAAAgtgatatattttttatatttaagaGCCATTCCCAGCTGTTGATATAGCACGTAAGGTTGTAAATTAATCAGGTCACAACAAACAAAGAACCGTAGCTGCTTATCAATTGGCTAACAAATGAAATATATTGAAATAGGAAACAAATACCGCCGTCAGTGCTAAAACAATAACATGACATAAAGAACATCTAATCAAAAACAATACTGTCTCCCTTTGAGGAAACAACAGGCCAGAGACTAACTCACCCGTTGAATTGTTTCCTAGTGTAGTAATCCTGGAGTGTCCCACCGACAGACCCTTCTCACAGATCCACTGGAGCTACACAAACAAGAGAACAAGAAGAGCTCAGAATCATGCACAATGAGAAAACATCATTTTAAACCATCATGACCACGTCCATTATTATTACCTTGGATTTGTCTGGGAAAAGGAAGCAGTATGACTCGATCAGCTCTGGTTCCGTCCGCCCCTCCTGCTTCATCTCTCTCCGCTTCTCGATGAACTGGCACAAAACATGGAGCAGACAGCCAATGAAATACAGCAAACCTTAACATGCATGACTGGTAGAATGTGTAACTTGTAAAGATCACATTTTATTACAGCCGGGCCTCAGCATGATCTCTATTCTGCCATGTGAGCCACGAGAACAGTCGTTTGACCAGCTAAGCCGTAAAGACTGAATGTGTGTAGAGACATTTTGCGGCACAGGAAGACTTTGACCTACCTCCTTCTCCAGCAGCTCATTGTGAATGAGCCTTGCCTTGCAGTAGGAGAAGGTTCCTCGTGATGAGGAGTCGAGGTAAAACGAGGAGAAGATCTTCACAAGGTCTTCAAACTCCCGGCTGTCAGGGGGCAGGAACTGGTACAAGCCTGCACACAGAGAGGAGATCAGTGCATTAGAAATGTGCAGAGTAGTAGTAAAGCATTCCAACACTTAAACTCAATCCACAGGAGACGGCAACATCAAGCTGACAATCATCCTCATGTATAGGGTACCAATATATCTTTCTTACACGAGAAGAGGATACATGTGACCTGTGTTAAGACTTCAGTTATTATCAGAAAGTCTCTTAGTGTGCATTAAGTGAATCTCACTGGGGTTGCACTGACCCAGCTGCCTCTACTTCCCATGTGCTAAAGCCAGCTGACTAGAATAGATTACCGAGTTGTCCTTTAAGGAATAAGCTGAACACTGATCAGCAGTAAGTAGGAATCTCTTATATCAACCAACACGTGACGAAACCTAGCTTCTGTCTGTGTTTACAAAAAGGTTTATTTTATAAATCCAAAAACATATAAAGAAGAGAACAAGCACTTGCTAAATACTGGACGGAGCAGTGTCAGCCTCACTCAAGCTGTGGGGTAACAAGAAGTGATAAATATTTCAGGTGAGGAAACACGCTGACTGACTAAAATCTGGAGATGCACACAGCCAGGTCTGTCTCACATTTAAGATTACCAAAAATAATTACATTATTTTTGCTTTACATATGAACCTTGATGAGTTGACCAGATATTGCAAGCGTGGCTGGTTAATAAAGGCTCTAGTCTAGCAACTTCAGCTCAACTTTGCATATACACAAACAAGTGATGTATGACAGCA
This Pseudochaenichthys georgianus chromosome 7, fPseGeo1.2, whole genome shotgun sequence DNA region includes the following protein-coding sequences:
- the tasorb gene encoding protein TASOR isoform X2, with protein sequence MALNPNAVGRRDSESTATDEMQLEGGEALKKSAATSATANQNGDQPGCGDGVMPEKEAPERRRSVQADARSFGSSALQGQRPSEELPRKNFQIPRKIRERKGLYQFLPPDSREFEDLVKIFSSFYLDSSSRGTFSYCKARLIHNELLEKEFIEKRREMKQEGRTEPELIESYCFLFPDKSKLQWICEKGLSVGHSRITTLGNNSTGVYVSKYSDLLQINPFEVGSSGDIIIFKVMRGRIKHIHENMPKNAMEPNQKFDSHLSKSANRVTSLLSYRAFELTQQYFFEFAFDEIKARPRHVCPYAVVSFQYKGKEAAATPMTSHRFNTISPEGRRGKSCYTVWSGVLVNKGQELFPICLRSSSRSYLPYKLPEKLSLSRGMQLEQVKRKIPSVLFSWDTYSASREVMRCGMSCSLFDVTDGKGKPTNGNLAALVHKLERDRMVLVKSLFDRGFLFLLSSSQMVESKERRGRVEKNLQALFIFQESRMVVKYSSRLCEPETPEPKPATVSSMEPFVPALHYALFKLRPNPGKDLSSGVERQATDYLTRMESGTVRPFIPPEYKQNVDERTNPLQVPRPKFNMEAVLHSYVKNPANSILPLNKMKDIRERIQHPTPIPIPTPAPAPAPAPAPAPAPVEYSPVSDWGGSDRGSDRAERPAERLPTEKPPPERPAHEKPPPDSSKRRQGLAHSNGAQPQPKTNIETPAQAPQKLKLSHNEYDKDKMKQLLKLIQLHKKALPHKERGEDANSLKRKFEGEEMGGMNKHQRTDPHSNGEPSRGATADEIVDEGGQSDNLTAVMESMGIYDTDLRAHGNANPTAVNDTQRLLKILLATLNKAMAQGAMAVPPNPGEPSTGSGRAEPAIPEPDLTKLNEPVPQTNYTEEDMDCSPGSPLSLGSPTEQAHTSGNPTWVPPANEDKAQPFPEPKPEPKPEPVSVTMADSYPEPKTPAAVEVKKAVAPPTVPVVEEVPFRPSISLDTILNQEIHSLTSNIKNIMQTQHICYSSRLSPRLLPRHSWLPNSCFSDFVIPYVSPVPTQGEVKALCEKMDKLIPSPPAPPKVTSPPPAVTTSNLTTPPPTPVQTPKSKADPSLSKSTPSSHGGKTGTVKGSAKSKSEGLSGKVKGELYSPSQVTPDSPELKTHKKDPPSGSGPGLLAGSLIGQLKPEVFSSLVEIFKDVTKNTVKFYIYSGDEGDESSVCKEIKDYLKSLGNSECSPQTFLENSSSLDKLLIIIQNEDIAAHVHKIPALVSLKKLPSVSFAGVDTLDDVKNHTYNELFVTGGFMVSDEFVLNPDLITQDRLQGLLKFLEEQSTPEHPWQWKVHCKSQKKLKELARLNANAMGLLNLLTVYQKKHLVEFLPYHECDTQSRQAPDLECLIKLQAQHTQQRHLIFLTERPFEMFLQYSRNGIVIGSIDDVMSGFHSLIGSINQNELPTPPSTVNAECVEEEDMSLDSDDGESNTILDPSEQNKAVQSAPQPPPPETEEFRPPLPDQQATPDRTPTLSDYSALKTAISQFKATNQMGIGSSDIGSLSPGSFPVNPHQSFLCPSASWSSYTGSSSYAASPAYPASPCSSTQEQEYRPVPAPASASAGPLANLASLPMEVRPPPPPHLMMLGHTYGSDTGGAGPSGNSPLTTTQPYTDHNDSAQPGYMTGIPSHAGGTPTQQDRTHIGHGEGPWGSAGASTFQTASSQGGVTAGQLDPSGLTNTGETLGGNTPGSQGGSTPVNCTNNFGASVGLPAMATRGGSMVRPKLPPHLISAVGYGCIPGQMDHGPMRGGMGPGSLGGYRGRGLPPVGLWPRPGRGHDRGNGSGGGPCSWGYPAGRGRAQDYYSDYTYTHNYPPE